The Methylomonas koyamae genome has a segment encoding these proteins:
- a CDS encoding sensor domain-containing protein, with amino-acid sequence MPANSKLSAASDFSPCLNPKLRALLQDRERMLSMLMSNLQGMVYCCLLDADWTMVFVSEGCRALTGYSSEELLFNKRISYEELTLAEDRLWVRRLIEKAAHARKKFDLEYRIVHADGSVHWVQESGFPLFNDHSELVALEGFIQDVTARKRSEQAARDAEARYRSIFENAIEGIYQTTPSGQYLDFNPALARIYGYASTQDLRNGISDIQRQLYVDPEKRGEYIAIMQANGEVRNFEAQVYRKNGDIIWITENAREVRDRDGRLLFYEGTVEDISERKYYEQQIEYQATHDMLTGLPNRTVLSDRLQQAINFAARYDNILAVAFVDLDQFKFINDSMGHHVGDSLLVVMAERLAQCVRDSDTVVRLGGDEFVLLLCSLQKIEDISHSMQRILAAVAAPCTIDGLEFVVSCSIGISVYPGDGQEAGTLLKHADSAMYKAKQLGRNNFQFYTRELNQVLTERMAIEYRLRHAIENEEFLLYYQPKIELASGRICGAEALIRWQPPDGALISPLSFIPIAEETGQIEQIGRWVLQQACLAANRFQQILGRPLPVAVNVSPRQFRQRDLIGTIAATLAATQVAAHTVELEITESCLAHDTPQFIKTLHGLKALGLTLAIDDFGTGYSSMAYLKDFPVDRLKIDKAFVGNLEHESTDAAILKAIIALGHSLGLKVVAEGVETEQQSAYLLQNGCDEAQGYWFGQPLAEAEFCALLTSR; translated from the coding sequence ATGCCAGCCAACTCCAAACTTTCCGCCGCGTCCGACTTCTCGCCATGCCTGAACCCGAAACTGCGCGCGCTGCTGCAAGACCGCGAACGTATGCTCAGCATGCTGATGAGCAATCTGCAAGGCATGGTGTATTGCTGCCTGCTGGATGCCGACTGGACCATGGTCTTCGTCAGCGAAGGTTGCCGGGCGCTGACCGGCTACTCGTCGGAGGAATTGCTGTTCAACAAACGCATTTCCTACGAGGAATTGACGCTGGCCGAAGACCGCCTTTGGGTGCGAAGATTGATCGAAAAAGCCGCCCACGCCCGGAAAAAGTTCGATCTGGAATACCGTATCGTCCATGCCGACGGCAGCGTCCACTGGGTCCAGGAAAGCGGATTTCCGCTGTTCAACGACCACAGCGAACTGGTGGCGCTGGAAGGTTTCATTCAGGACGTGACGGCGCGCAAACGCAGCGAGCAAGCGGCCCGCGACGCCGAAGCCCGTTACCGCTCGATTTTCGAAAACGCCATCGAAGGGATTTACCAGACCACGCCGAGCGGCCAATACCTGGATTTCAACCCGGCGCTGGCCCGCATCTACGGTTACGCATCGACTCAGGATTTGCGCAACGGCATTTCCGATATTCAACGCCAGCTCTACGTCGATCCGGAAAAACGCGGCGAGTACATAGCCATCATGCAAGCCAACGGCGAAGTGCGTAACTTCGAAGCCCAGGTCTACCGCAAAAACGGCGACATCATCTGGATCACCGAGAACGCCCGCGAAGTGCGCGACCGCGACGGCCGGCTGTTGTTTTACGAAGGTACGGTCGAAGATATCTCGGAACGCAAATATTACGAGCAACAAATCGAATACCAGGCCACCCACGACATGCTGACCGGGCTGCCCAACCGCACGGTGTTGTCCGACCGGCTGCAACAGGCCATCAATTTCGCCGCCCGCTACGACAATATTCTGGCGGTGGCCTTCGTCGATCTGGACCAGTTCAAATTCATCAACGACAGCATGGGCCACCATGTCGGCGATTCGCTGTTGGTAGTGATGGCGGAACGGCTGGCGCAGTGCGTGCGCGACTCGGATACCGTGGTCAGGCTGGGCGGCGACGAGTTCGTGCTGCTGCTGTGCAGCCTGCAAAAGATCGAAGACATCAGCCACAGCATGCAGCGGATTCTGGCGGCGGTGGCGGCGCCCTGCACCATCGACGGCTTGGAATTCGTCGTATCCTGCAGCATCGGCATCAGCGTCTATCCCGGCGACGGCCAGGAGGCCGGCACGCTACTGAAACATGCCGATTCGGCGATGTACAAAGCCAAACAACTCGGCCGCAACAATTTCCAGTTTTATACCCGCGAGTTGAACCAGGTTTTGACCGAACGCATGGCGATAGAATACCGGCTGCGCCACGCCATCGAGAACGAAGAATTTCTGCTGTATTACCAACCCAAAATCGAATTGGCCAGCGGCCGGATTTGCGGCGCCGAAGCCCTGATCCGTTGGCAGCCGCCCGACGGCGCTTTAATTTCGCCGCTGAGTTTTATTCCGATCGCCGAAGAAACCGGCCAAATCGAGCAAATCGGCCGCTGGGTACTGCAACAAGCCTGTCTGGCCGCCAACCGCTTCCAACAAATCCTGGGCCGGCCGCTGCCGGTTGCGGTCAACGTGTCGCCGCGCCAATTTCGCCAGCGCGATTTGATCGGCACCATCGCCGCCACGCTGGCCGCCACCCAAGTCGCCGCGCACACGGTGGAACTGGAAATCACCGAATCCTGCCTGGCGCACGACACGCCGCAATTCATCAAAACTCTGCACGGCCTGAAAGCGTTGGGCTTGACCCTGGCCATCGACGATTTCGGCACCGGCTATTCCAGCATGGCCTACCTGAAGGACTTTCCGGTGGACCGCTTGAAGATCGACAAGGCGTTCGTCGGCAACCTGGAACACGAATCCACCGACGCCGCGATTTTGAAAGCCATTATCGCGCTGGGGCACAGCCTGGGCTTGAAGGTGGTTGCCGAAGGCGTCGAGACCGAACAGCAATCCGCCTACCTGCTGCAAAACGGCTGCGATGAAGCCCAAGGTTATTGGTTCGGCCAACCGCTAGCGGAAGCGGAATTTTGCGCGCTGCTGACCAGCCGCTAG